The Manihot esculenta cultivar AM560-2 chromosome 1, M.esculenta_v8, whole genome shotgun sequence genome has a window encoding:
- the LOC110622945 gene encoding oxysterol-binding protein-related protein 3C isoform X2, with translation MATPNSNQSKGFFASMTSGLSMFGNAMHRSVNGFLGYEGVEVINPEGGKDDAEEEAQKGRWKQEERDGYWKMMQNYIGSDVTSMVTLPVLIFEPMTMLQKMAELMEYSYLLDQADECEDPYMRLVYASSWAISVYYAYQRTWKPFNPILGETYEMINQGGITFISEQVSHHPPMGAGHAENEHFAYDITSKLKTKFLGNSVDVYPVGSAGRYEVDGYVYNAAEEPKILMTGKWNESMSYQPCDLEGEPVTGSELKEAWHVADVPPNDKFQYTYFAHKLNSFDTAPRKLLASDSRLRPDRLALEKGDLSKAGAEKSSLEERQRAERREREVKAHKFTPRWFDMTDEVTPTPWGDLEIYQYNGKYTEHRAVIDSSDSIEEVDVKSIEFNPWQFGNLSAE, from the exons ATGGCTACTCCTAATAGCAATCAAAGTAAAGGCTTTTTTGCTTCTATGACTTCTGGCTTGTCCATGTTTGGCAACGCTATGCACAGATCTGTTAATGG GTTCCTTGGTTATGAAGGAGTAGAAGTCATAAATCCAGAGGGCGGCAAAGACGATGCGGAAGAGGAAGCTCAGAAAGGAAGATGGAAGCAAGAG GAACGAGATGGCTACTGGAAAATGATGCAGAATTACATAGGCTCAGATGTTACCTCTATGGTGACACTTCCTGTCCTTATTTTTGAGCCAATGACCATGCTTCAAAAAATGGCAGAG TTGATGGAATACTCCTACTTGTTAGATCAAGCAGATGAATGCGAGGATCCTTATATGCGTTTGGTGTATGCTT CGTCATGGGCAATTTCTGTCTACTATGCATACCAGAGGACATGGAAACCATTTAACCCCATCCTTGGAGAGACTTATGAAATGATTAATCAAGGAGGGATTACATTTATTTCGGAGCAG GTGAGCCATCATCCCCCAATGGGTGCTGGCCATGCTGAAAATGAGCATTTTGCTTATGACATCACATCAAAGTTGAAGACTAAATTTTTAGGAAACTCTGTTGATGTTTATCCAGTTGGAAG TGCTGGCCGCTATGAAGTGGATGGGTATGTTTATAATGCTGCTGAAGAGCCCAAAATATTGATGACAGGGAAGTGGAATGAGTCAATGAGCTATCAACCATGTGATCTGGAAGGTGAACCTGTTACAGGCTCAGAATTGAAAGAG GCCTGGCATGTTGCTGATGTTCCACCAAATGATAAATTTCAGTATACATACTTTGCGCATAAACTTAACAGCTTCGACACAGCTCCTAGGAAGTTGTTAGCATCTGATTCCCGTTTGCGCCCTGATAGATTAGCACTGGAGAAGGGTGATCTATCCAAAGCTGGTGCTGAAAAGAGCAG TTTGGAGGAAAGGCAGAGAGCTGAAAGAAGAGAACGAGAGGTTAAGGCCCATAAATTTACACCACGATGGTTTGATATGACTGACGAGGTTACACCTACACCATGGGGTGACTTGGAAATCTACCAATACAACGGTAAATACACAGAACACAGGGCTGTTATAGATAGCTCAGACAGCATAGAGGAGGTTGATGTCAAATCAATTGAATTCAACCCCTGGCAGTTTGGTAACTTGTCTGCAGAATGA
- the LOC110622945 gene encoding oxysterol-binding protein-related protein 3C isoform X1 produces the protein MATPNSNQSKGFFASMTSGLSMFGNAMHRSVNGFLGYEGVEVINPEGGKDDAEEEAQKGRWKQEERDGYWKMMQNYIGSDVTSMVTLPVLIFEPMTMLQKMAELMEYSYLLDQADECEDPYMRLVYASSWAISVYYAYQRTWKPFNPILGETYEMINQGGITFISEQVSHHPPMGAGHAENEHFAYDITSKLKTKFLGNSVDVYPVGRTRVTLKRDGVVLDLVPPPTKVNNLIFGRTWVDTLGEMIMTNLTTGDKVVLYFQPCGWFGAGRYEVDGYVYNAAEEPKILMTGKWNESMSYQPCDLEGEPVTGSELKEAWHVADVPPNDKFQYTYFAHKLNSFDTAPRKLLASDSRLRPDRLALEKGDLSKAGAEKSSLEERQRAERREREVKAHKFTPRWFDMTDEVTPTPWGDLEIYQYNGKYTEHRAVIDSSDSIEEVDVKSIEFNPWQFGNLSAE, from the exons ATGGCTACTCCTAATAGCAATCAAAGTAAAGGCTTTTTTGCTTCTATGACTTCTGGCTTGTCCATGTTTGGCAACGCTATGCACAGATCTGTTAATGG GTTCCTTGGTTATGAAGGAGTAGAAGTCATAAATCCAGAGGGCGGCAAAGACGATGCGGAAGAGGAAGCTCAGAAAGGAAGATGGAAGCAAGAG GAACGAGATGGCTACTGGAAAATGATGCAGAATTACATAGGCTCAGATGTTACCTCTATGGTGACACTTCCTGTCCTTATTTTTGAGCCAATGACCATGCTTCAAAAAATGGCAGAG TTGATGGAATACTCCTACTTGTTAGATCAAGCAGATGAATGCGAGGATCCTTATATGCGTTTGGTGTATGCTT CGTCATGGGCAATTTCTGTCTACTATGCATACCAGAGGACATGGAAACCATTTAACCCCATCCTTGGAGAGACTTATGAAATGATTAATCAAGGAGGGATTACATTTATTTCGGAGCAG GTGAGCCATCATCCCCCAATGGGTGCTGGCCATGCTGAAAATGAGCATTTTGCTTATGACATCACATCAAAGTTGAAGACTAAATTTTTAGGAAACTCTGTTGATGTTTATCCAGTTGGAAG AACGCGTGTAACTCTTAAAAGAGACGGCGTGGTTTTAGATCTAGTACCACCACCCACAAAGGTTAACAATCTGATTTTTGGACGGACATGGGTTGATACACTTGGGGAGATGATAATGACGAATTTGACCACTGGGGACAAAGTTGTTCTATATTTTCAACCATGTGGCTGGTTTGG TGCTGGCCGCTATGAAGTGGATGGGTATGTTTATAATGCTGCTGAAGAGCCCAAAATATTGATGACAGGGAAGTGGAATGAGTCAATGAGCTATCAACCATGTGATCTGGAAGGTGAACCTGTTACAGGCTCAGAATTGAAAGAG GCCTGGCATGTTGCTGATGTTCCACCAAATGATAAATTTCAGTATACATACTTTGCGCATAAACTTAACAGCTTCGACACAGCTCCTAGGAAGTTGTTAGCATCTGATTCCCGTTTGCGCCCTGATAGATTAGCACTGGAGAAGGGTGATCTATCCAAAGCTGGTGCTGAAAAGAGCAG TTTGGAGGAAAGGCAGAGAGCTGAAAGAAGAGAACGAGAGGTTAAGGCCCATAAATTTACACCACGATGGTTTGATATGACTGACGAGGTTACACCTACACCATGGGGTGACTTGGAAATCTACCAATACAACGGTAAATACACAGAACACAGGGCTGTTATAGATAGCTCAGACAGCATAGAGGAGGTTGATGTCAAATCAATTGAATTCAACCCCTGGCAGTTTGGTAACTTGTCTGCAGAATGA
- the LOC110623084 gene encoding respirasome Complex Assembly Factor 1 — MKEGKSTKLNNQQLQQHQNGHLSPFKFAKLLDPEASWDKDQLGDVLHWIRQVVAILCGLLWGAIPVVGGIWIAVFLMISSGIVYGYYSMILKVDEEEFGGHGALLQEGLFASITLFLLSWTLVYSLAHF, encoded by the exons ATGAAAGAAGGGAAATCGACTAAATTGAATAATCAGCAGTTACAGCAACATCAAAACGGTCATTTGTCTCCTTTCAAATTTGCTAAATTGTTGGATCCAGAGGCTTCATGGGATAAG GATCAATTGGGTGATGTCTTGCATTGGATTAGGCAAGTAGTGGCAATTCTGTGTGGGTTGCTTTGGGGCGCTATACCTGTGGTTGGGGGCATATGGATCGCCGT TTTTCTCATGATATCCTCTGGGATTGTATATGGTTATTATTCAATGATATTAAAGGTTGATGAGGAAGAATTTGGTGGTCATGGTGCTCTCCTTCAAGAGGGGCTTTTTGCTTCTATTACTCTCTTTCTG CTTTCATGGACTCTAGTATATAGCTTGGCGCATTTCTGA
- the LOC110623212 gene encoding RHOMBOID-like protein 1, producing the protein MAVRELAMNGVEVKVHSQRGEYAVQPVASSSKLSPKRSTPSSALPYNNPQHQQYVLSDDSRPFRRWMSWSVPLFVIANILLFFISMYVNDCPKNSESCTGKFLGRFSFQPVKENPLLGPSSSTLEKMGALEVDKVVHRHQAWRLISCIWLHAGVFHLLANMLSLVFIGIRLEQEFGFIRIGLVYVISGFGGSLLSALFIQLGISVGASGALFGLLGGMLSELITNWTIYANKLAALMTLVLIIVINLAVGILPHVDNFAHIGGFLSGLLLGFVLLIRPHFGWVKRKACPPGYIAPPAKSRHRTYQYVLWVVSLILLIFGFTSGMVALLRGVDLNNHCSWCHYLSCVPTSLWSCNSQKAYCQSSQIGNQFNLTCLSNGKSHTYQLSDISSSHVQQLCSQLCS; encoded by the exons ATGGCGGTGAGAGAGCTGGCTATGAATGGTGTGGAAGTCAAGGTGCATTCCCAGCGGGGGGAATACGCTGTGCAACCGGTGGCCTCATCTTCTAAGTTGTCGCCCAAAAGATCAACTCCGTCATCAGCATTGCCTTATAATAATCCGCAGCACCAGCAATATGTTTTATCCGACGATTCCAGGCCGTTCAGGCGGTGGATGTCATGGTCGGTTCCACTTTTTGTGATAGCTAATATTCTTCTATTCTTTATTTCAATGTATGTCAATGATTGCCCCAAGAACTCGGAATCTTGTACTGGCAAGTTTCTTGGGAGATTCTCGTTCCAACCCGTCAAGGAAAATCCCCTTCTTGGTCCTTCCTCTTCCAC GTTAGAGAAGATGGGAGCGCTGGAGGTGGATAAAGTGGTTCATCGGCATCAAGCTTGGCGCCTCATTTCTTGCATATGGTTGCACGCTGGTGTTTTCCATTTACTTGCTAACATGTTGAGTCTTGTATTTATTGGAATTCGCCTTGAGCAAGAATTTGGGTTTA TTCGAATTGGATTGGTCTATGTCATTTCTGGTTTTGGTGGGAGTTTGTTGTCGGCTCTTTTTATTCAGTTGGGTATCTCTGTCGGTGCCTCTGGTGCACTTTTTGGCCTACTAGGAGGCATGCTCTCAGAGCTGATCACAAACTGGACCATATATGCAAATAAG TTGGCAGCACTAATGACTCTTGTTTTGataattgtaataaatttaGCAGTTGGAATCCTTCCACATGTAGACAATTTTGCCCATATTGGAGGATTTCTTTCTGGTTTGCTTCTTGGATTTGTGTTATTAATTCGGCCCCATTTTGGGTGGGTTAAACGAAAGGCTTGTCCTCCTGGATACATTGCACCTCCAGCTAAATCTAGACACAGGACATATCAGTATGTATTATGGGTTGTCTCTCTGATACTACTGATTTTTGG ATTTACATCTGGGATGGTTGCACTCCTTCGAGGAGTAGATTTGAATAATCACTGTTCTTGGTGTCATTATTTGAGCTGTGTCCCTACTTCACTATGGAGCTGCAACTCGCAGAAAGCCTATTGTCAG TCAAGCCAAATTGGAAATCAATTCAACTTGACATGCCTGAGCAATGGGAAAAGTCACACCTATCAACTCTCAGATATTTCGTCTTCCCATGTTCAGCAGTTATGCTCTCAGCTCTGCAGTTAA